TGTGTGCAAAGTTACAGGAATAATTATACATTGCCTAACCATAAGTGCTTTTTTTTATTTTACTTGGATAAAAAAACATATCAAGTTGGTTATCTGTTCCATATAGGCTTAAAGTAACAATTGGACAAGTTCTTTTTACCAATTCCTAAAGCCAATTAAACACTTTCTTAACAGTGGCAAAAAGAGGGATATGCCAGTTTTTCAAAAAGGAAATTTTATCTTTGTCGGTCCTTAGAAGACATCCAACAAAATCACATAATACAAAGCAAAATAAATCAATCAATTAAGACAAAACAACATAGCAATCATCCAAATTTTTATTTTTAATTAAAACAACCCGTTTATGAAAAAAATGACTTTACTCATCGTATTAACCCTTATCGTGGGTACGATGATGGCGCACGAAAAAAAGAAAGCTCCGACAGAAGAAGGTTTTGTATTCACCACCGTTAAAGCCAATCCGATTACATCTGTCAAAAACCAAGCCAACTCAGGTACCTGCTGGGACTATTCCGGGTTAGGTTTTCTTGAATCAGAATTGTTACGTATGGGGAAACCAGCTTATGACCTCTCTGAAATGTTTATCGTTGATCATGAATACCAGGAAAAAGCGATTAAATACGTCAGAATGCATGGTAAGCTTAATTTTGGCCCCGGTGGGGAATTCTGGGATGTATTCGACATTATCAAAAAAGATGGCATTGTTCCAGCATCTATTATGGAAGGTCTTGATTATGGAGACACACTAAATAACCATGGCGAATTGGATGCAACAACATTGGCTTATGTGAATGCAATTATAGCAAATCCGAACAAACACCTTTCTACAGCATGGTTCAATGGATTCAAAGGAATTTTAACCGCCTATCTCGGCGCTATCCCCGACACATTCATTTACAAAGGAGTTCGATATACACCAAAATCTTTTGCTGCATCGTTAGGTTTGAACATGGACGATTATGTTTCCATAACATCGTTTACGCATCATCCGTTTTATCATCCGTTTGCACTCGAAATTGAAGACAACTGGCGTTGGGCTAAATCCTATAACGTTCCGCTTGACAGTTTGATGGCAACCATCGATTATGCCATCAATCATGGATACACAGTCGGCTGGGCTGCCGATGTAAGCGAACGAGGATTCACCCGTCAGGGCATCGGAATTGTTCCTGATGTAAACCCTAATGTGTGCCCTGCTGGAACAGACGAAGCAAAATGGATCGGGATGACCCCGAAAGAACGTGCAAATTTGGTATACACAATTACCAAACCTGTCCCTGAAAAAGTTATCACACAAGCTATGCGTCAAAAAGCATTTGATAACTATGAAACCACAGACGACCATGGTATGCAGATTTTCGGCATTGCCAAAGATCAGAATGGGAACAAATACTATATGGTCAAAAATTCATGGGGTACACAAAATAAATACAAAGGTATCTGGTATGTTTCGGAAGCATATGTTCGTTATAAAACCATCGACATTGCCATCAACAAGGCTGCCGTACCGGAACCAATCCGTCAAAAACTTGGATTCTAAACCCTTTATCATAAGGACAAGGCACCAATCGTCAATTGAGGATTGGTGCCTTGTATTTTAGATAAATGCATTAATTAGAAGTTGTTTACGTAGCATATTGCATAAACAACTTAAAATTTTGGTCTTTGGTTCTACCAATAATCATAAACCAATCAATAATCGTCCAAATACCAAACCCGTTTCACCCAGCATAAAACGATCAATGCCAGAGGAACCAAAACAAATTGAGATCACAAAGAGAATGATCGGATGTTTATAATTCAACGAATGCAGCAGAAGAAATTTATTATCATCCAGACTCTCAAGCTGGGAATAAAGAACCGCTTGTGCAGTTGACGGAAATTTATCACGCATAGTAGCAATAAAAAGATCAATTTTAGCCTGTTCCATACTTTCAAATTTTAAACGTTATCATACCTAATTGAATTTTACCCAAAGAATTTGTGGCTCTGAATCGAATTATTCCACTCTGAGACGTATATCGATCAGCTTCTCTATATCTCGTAAATCAGTTGATTTATTGACAGACAAATAAATCCATTTCCCTTCATGAATCAACTCTGTATCCCGGATTAGATTACTTGTCTGTTTGCTGATATCTTGCATCAATGCATATTCAACCTGATGCCCGTTCAGAATAATCTGAACCGTAAATCTGTTTTTATCAGGGTACAATGCAATAATGGATTTCCCATTTTTAGTAAAACGTAG
The sequence above is drawn from the Microbacter margulisiae genome and encodes:
- a CDS encoding aminopeptidase C — encoded protein: MKKMTLLIVLTLIVGTMMAHEKKKAPTEEGFVFTTVKANPITSVKNQANSGTCWDYSGLGFLESELLRMGKPAYDLSEMFIVDHEYQEKAIKYVRMHGKLNFGPGGEFWDVFDIIKKDGIVPASIMEGLDYGDTLNNHGELDATTLAYVNAIIANPNKHLSTAWFNGFKGILTAYLGAIPDTFIYKGVRYTPKSFAASLGLNMDDYVSITSFTHHPFYHPFALEIEDNWRWAKSYNVPLDSLMATIDYAINHGYTVGWAADVSERGFTRQGIGIVPDVNPNVCPAGTDEAKWIGMTPKERANLVYTITKPVPEKVITQAMRQKAFDNYETTDDHGMQIFGIAKDQNGNKYYMVKNSWGTQNKYKGIWYVSEAYVRYKTIDIAINKAAVPEPIRQKLGF
- a CDS encoding DUF3788 family protein, with protein sequence MSKGFFVDKNVKPDDTDLKDVLGEVGSQWNFLLHHLTTNLYLKGDFKFYGVNYGWALRFTKNGKSIIALYPDKNRFTVQIILNGHQVEYALMQDISKQTSNLIRDTELIHEGKWIYLSVNKSTDLRDIEKLIDIRLRVE